Proteins encoded together in one Coffea arabica cultivar ET-39 chromosome 2c, Coffea Arabica ET-39 HiFi, whole genome shotgun sequence window:
- the LOC140035806 gene encoding pectinesterase 1-like, with translation MALNKAILFSTLLFIPLVLSDDTVPAPADKAQLNSWFEQNVQPLASRKDTLDPALVAAEANPRIIKLKSDGSGEFKTIADAINSIPNDNTNRVIISLGPGNYTEKIKIERNKPFITIIGDPNNMPTLVFDGNAAKYGTVESATLIVESDYFNAANLILANSAPRPNGDVKGAQALAVRIGGDKASFYNCKFLGFQDTLCDDKGKHLFKDCYIEGTVDFIFGNGKSIYLNVELHVIPGDQQAWITAQARHTDAEDTGYSFVHCKVTGTGRTAYLGRTWMPYGKVVFAYTDMSDAVIPDGWSNNSHPETEKTVLFGEFSSTGPGSDTNNSRAAFTKKLTEAEVKPFLTLGFIEASKWLLPPTQVPA, from the exons ATGGCCTTGAACAAAGCAATCCTTTTTTCAACCCTTCTCTTCATTCCTCTTGTTCTTTCAGATGATACCGTACCTGCCCCCGCTGATAAGGCTCAATTGAATAGCTGGTTTGAGCAAAATGTGCAACCTTTGGCATCCCGGAAAGACACTTTGGACCCGGCACTAGTCGCTGCAGAAGCCAATCCCAGAATCATCAAGCTCAAGAGCGACGGAAGCGGTGAGTTCAAGACTATAGCCGATGCCATCAATAGCATCCCAAATGACAATACCAACCGCGTCATCATTTCACTTGGCCCCGGAAACTATACAGAGAAAATCAAGATTGAACGTAACAAGCCATTCATCACAATAATTGGAGATCCAAACAATATGCCTACTCTAGTGTTTGATGGTAACGCGGCCAAGTATGGAACCGTGGAAAGTGCCACCTTGATTGTTGAATCTGATTACTTCAACGCCGCTAACCTCATTCTTGCG AACTCAGCACCAAGGCCAAACGGCGACGTGAAGGGAGCCCAGGCGTTGGCTGTGAGAATTGGAGGGGATAAGGCTTCCTTTTACAACTGCAAATTCCTTGGTTTTCAAGACACCCTTTGCGACGACAAAGGAAAGCACTTGTTCAAGGATTGCTACATCGAAGGCACCGTAGATTTCATTTTTGGCAACGGAAAATCCATCTACTTG AATGTTGAGTTGCATGTTATCCCAGGCGACCAACAGGCATGGATCACCGCACAGGCGAGGCACACCGATGCTGAAGACACAGGATACTCATTTGTCCACTGCAAAGTGACTGGCACAGGTCGCACTGCTTACTTGGGCAGAACTTGGATGCCTTATGGCAAGGTCGTGTTTGCCTACACCGATATGAGCGACGCGGTAATCCCCGACGGATGGTCTAATAACTCCCATCCGGAGACTGAGAA GACGGTATTGTTCGGAGAATTCAGTTCCACCGGACCAGGTTCAGACACAAACAATAGCCGGGCTGCATTCACCAAGAAGCTTACTGAAGCAGAAGTTAAACCCTTTCTGACTCTTGGATTCATCGAGGCTTCTAAGTGGCTGCTTCCTCCCACCCAAGTTCCAGCTTAA